In Oncorhynchus clarkii lewisi isolate Uvic-CL-2024 chromosome 16, UVic_Ocla_1.0, whole genome shotgun sequence, one genomic interval encodes:
- the LOC139368107 gene encoding protachykinin-1-like, with amino-acid sequence MDILKFQLVIVTLFALVYTYQGLSFSVDKEHWVSKDWQPLEERLSSQVASLIKRSKARQFYGLMGKRSDDQPQPIKVDRKRNKGDMFVGLMGRRALSGESFTRIIPDAPSTAVDVAEGSDTQPDSQEEWDQLQYY; translated from the exons ATGGATATCTTGAAATTCCAGCTGGTAATAGTTACCCTGTTTGCACTGGTGTATACATATCAAGGATTGTCGTTTAGTGTTGACAAGGAACACTGGGTATCAAAAGACTGGCAG CCACTGGAAGAGAGATTGTCCAGCCAAGTGGCTAGTCTGATAAAGAGATCCAAAGCCCGTCAGTTCTACGGGCTCATGGGCAAACGCTCAG ACGATCAGCCGCAGCCTATTAAAGTGGATAGAAAAC GAAACAAAGGGGACATGTTTGTTGGACTTATGGGAAGAAGAGCACTAAGTGGGG AATCGTTCACGAGGATCATCCCAGATGCTCCAAGCACTGCGGTCGATGTCGCTGAGGGATCAGACACACAACCAG ATTCACAAGAGGAATGGGACCAACTCCAATATTACTAA